One Cicer arietinum cultivar CDC Frontier isolate Library 1 chromosome 8, Cicar.CDCFrontier_v2.0, whole genome shotgun sequence DNA segment encodes these proteins:
- the LOC101501131 gene encoding cellulose synthase-like protein D3, whose protein sequence is MNSRSLRSSKSSISTFSDASEHQMHRLPQTNRVTFRRSSSGRYINYSRDDLDSLLGSSESIDFESVNIRELTLDPLISKKVEEHYVSNSLFTGGFNSNTRAVLMDKVIESKANHPQMAGAKGSSCAVPGCDSKVMSDERGADILPCECDFKICRDCYKDAVKVGGGICPGCKESYKNTELDEAAVDNELPLLSPPPIGMSKMEKRLSMMKSSKSGLIRSQTGDFDHNRFLFETKGTYGYGNAIWPKEGDDITSGRNELMNKPWRPLTRKLKIPAAILSPYRLIIFVRMVVLALFLTWRIKHQNTDAIWLWGMSVVCEIWFAFSWLLDQLPKLCPVNRSTDLKVLQEKFETPTPNNPTGKSDLPGIDIFVSTADPEKEPPLVTANTILSILAADYPVEKLSCYVSDDGGALLTFEAMAEAASFANVWVPFCRKHDIDLRNPESYFNLKQDPYRNKVRPDFVRDRRRVKREYDEFKVRINSLPDSIRRRSDAFQSREETKAMTVQRQNNEDESSDIAKLPKATWMADGTHWPGTWLNPTSDHSRGDHAGIIQVMLKPPSEEPLIGKAKDDATLIDSTDIDIRLPLLVYVSREKRPGYDHNKKAGAMNALVRASAVMSNGAFILNLDCDHYIYNTKAMREGMCFMMDRGGDRICYVQFPQRFEGIDPSDRYANHNTVFFDINMRALDGLQGPVYVGTGCLFRRIALYGFDPPRSKEHHPGFCSCCFGRKKKVSMSSIPEENHALRMGDSEDDEEIALYLTPKQFGNSNFLIESIPVAEFQGRPLADHPSVKNGRPPGALTLPRDLLDASTVAEAVSVISCWFEDKTEWGQRVGWIYGSITEDVVTGYRMHNRGWKSVYCVTKRDAFRGTAPINLTDRLHQVLRWATGSVEIFLSRNNALFASPRMKLLQRLAYLNVGIYPFTSFFLIVYCFLPALSLFSGQFIVQTLNVTFLSYLLGITVTLCMLAVLEIKWSGIELEEWWRNEQFWLIGGTSAHLAAVFQGLLKVIGGINTSFTLTTKSGGDDIDDEFADLYIVKWTSLMIPPITIMMVNLIAIAVGISRTIYSVIPQWSRLLGGVFFSFWVLAHLYPFAKGLMGRRGRTPTIVYIWSGLIAITISLLWVAINPPAGTNQIGGSFQFP, encoded by the exons ATGAATTCAAGATCATTAAGGTCAAGCAAGTCATCTATATCAACATTTTCTGATGCATCCGAACACCAGATGCATCGTTTACCTCAGACTAATAGAGTGACATTTAGAAGGAGTTCCTCAGGTCGCTATATCAATTATTCTAGAGACGATCTCGACAGTTTGCTAGGGAGTAGTGAGTCTATTGACTTTGAAAGTGTGAATATCCGTGAGCTAACTTTGGATCCATTGATCTCAAAGAAAGTTGAAGAGCATTATGTGTCAAATTCGCTCTTCACAGGTGGATTCAACAGTAACACTCGAGCTGTTCTAATGGATAAGGTGATAGAATCTAAAGCAAACCATCCACAGATGGCTGGTGCAAAAGGATCTTCATGTGCAGTTCCTGGTTGTGATTCTAAGGTGATGAGTGATGAACGAGGTGCTGATATTCTTCCATGTGAGTGTGATTTTAAGATATGCAGAGATTGTTATAAAGATGCGGTAAAAGTTGGAGGTGGAATATGCCCGGGATGCAAGGAGTCGTATAAAAACACAGAACTAGATGAAGCGGCTGTCGATAACGAACTCCCCCTTCTGAGTCCTCCGCCGATTGGAATGTCTAAAATGGAGAAGAGGTTGTCGATGATGAAGTCATCAAAGTCGGGACTAATAAGGAGCCAAACCGGAGATTTTGATCACAAtagatttctttttgaaacaaaGGGAACCTATGGCTATGGCAATGCTATATGGCCAAAGGAAGGAGATGATATTACCTCTGGGCGTAATGAATTGATGAACAAACCATGGAGACCACTTACACGGAAACTGAAAATACCAGCTGCTATTCTGAGCCCGTATCG tctCATCATTTTTGTTCGTATGGTTGTATTGGCACTTTTCCTGACTTGGAGgatcaaacatcaaaataccgACGCAATATGGCTATGGGGCATGTCTGTGGTTTGTGAGATATGGTTTGCTTTTTCTTGGTTGTTGGATCAGCTACCTAAACTATGTCCGGTAAATCGTTCTACTGATCTTAAAGTTCTGCAAGAGAAATTTGAAACACCGACGCCTAACAATCCTACCGGGAAGTCTGATCTTCCGGGCATAGATATCTTTGTCTCGACTGCTGATCCCGAGAAAGAACCACCTCTTGTCACTGCCAACACAATATTGTCTATCTTAGCTGCTGATTATCCCGTCGAGAAGCTCTCGTGCTATGTTTCTGATGATGGAGGTGCACTTCTAACTTTTGAAGCAATGGCTGAAGCTGCTAGTTTTGCTAATGTATGGGTTCCCTTTTGCCGCAAACATGATATCGACCTCAGAAATCCCGAGTCGTACTTCAACTTAAAACAAGACCCTTACAGAAACAAAGTGCGGCCGGATTTTGTCAGGGATCGTAGACGGGTGAAGCGTGAGTATGATGAATTCAAGGTTAGGATCAACAGTTTGCCTGACTCTATTCGTCGCAGGTCAGATGCCTTTCAATCAAGAGAAGAAACCAAGGCCATGACGGTTCAGAGACAAAACAATGAAGATGAATCTTCAGACATCGCAAAGCTTCCAAAAGCAACGTGGATGGCTGACGGTACTCATTGGCCAGGGACTTGGTTGAATCCTACATCTGACCACTCCAGGGGTGACCACGCAGGTATCATTCAG GTGATGTTGAAACCTCCGAGCGAGGAACCTCTTATTGGAAAAGCCAAAGATGATGCAACGCTCATTGACTCGACTGATATCGACATCCGTCTTCCTCTTCTGGTTTATGTCTCTCGAGAGAAGCGTCCAGGCTATGATCACAACAAAAAAGCAGGAGCCATGAATGCCTTAGTTCGAGCCTCGGCTGTAATGTCTAATGGTGCATTTATTCTCAATCTTGATTGTGACCACTATATCTACAACACAAAAGCAATGAGAGAAGGCATGTGCTTTATGATGGACCGTGGAGGTGACCGTATTTGTTACGTCCAGTTCCCCCAAAGGTTCGAGGGGATTGATCCTTCTGATAGATATGCTAATCATAATACTGTTTTCTTTGACATCAATATGCGAGCCCTCGATGGACTTCAAGGGCCGGTATATGTGGGAACTGGGTGCCTTTTCAGACGGATTGCACTTTATGGTTTCGATCCACCCCGGTCTAAAGAGCACCATCCAGGTTTCTGTTCTTGTTGCTTTGGCCGGAAGAAGAAGGTGTCAATGTCTAGCATCCCCGAAGAGAATCATGCGCTACGGATGGGTGATTCagaagatgatgaagaaatAGCTCTATATTTGACTCCAAAGCAGTTCGGAAACTCAAATTTCCTCATTGAATCTATCCCAGTGGCAGAGTTCCAAGGCCGGCCACTAGCCGATCACCCTTCTGTGAAAAACGGACGCCCGCCGGGTGCTCTCACCCTACCACGTGACCTTCTTGATGCATCAACCGTAGCAGAGGCTGTCAGTGTCATCTCGTGTTGGTTCGAGGACAAGACTGAATGGGGACAACGTGTTGGATGGATCTATGGATCAATTACCGAGGATGTGGTCACCGGATACAGAATGCACAATAGGGGATGGAAATCAGTTTACTGTGTGACCAAGCGTGACGCTTTCCGTGGAACCGCTCCCATCAATCTCACAGACAGGCTGCATCAGGTCCTTAGATGGGCTACTGGTTCGGTCGAAATCTTCTTGTCTAGGAACAACGCCCTTTTCGCTAGCCCGAGAATGAAACTTCTTCAAAGATTAGCATACCTTAATGTTGGAATTTATCCATTCACATCCTTTTTTCTAATAGTCTATTGCTTCCTTCCTGCACTATCCCTATTCTCTGGCCAATTCATTGTTCAAACACTCAATGTAACATTCCTTTCATATCTCCTCGGCATCACCGTGACATTGTGCATGCTTGCCGTGCTCGAGATAAAGTGGTCAGGCATTGAGCTTGAAGAATGGTGGAGAAATGAACAATTTTGGTTAATTGGAGGGACAAGTGCACATCTAGCTGCTGTGTTTCAAGGTTTGCTCAAAGTCATAGGAGGGATCAACACTTCATTCACATTGACTACAAAATCCGGAGGCGATGACATAGACGACGAGTTTGCTGATCTCTATATCGTCAAATGGACGTCCCTTATGATACCGCCGATCACAATTATGATGGTTAACTTGATAGCTATAGCAGTTGGAATTAGCCGGACGATATACAGTGTTATACCGCAATGGAGCCGATTACTCGGCGGCGTTTTCTTTAGTTTTTGGGTTTTGGCTCATCTTTACCCTTTTGCCAAAGGTTTGATGGGAAGAAGAGGAAGGACACCAACCATTGTTTATATATGGTCAGGACTCATAGCAATCACTATATCTTTACTTTGGGTGGCAATTAATCCTCCTGCTGGAACTAACCAAATTGGAGGTTCATTCCAATTCCCATGA
- the LOC101513330 gene encoding uncharacterized protein, with protein sequence MEFLNSIKQVAGNLVTKVEDLFSLQLLRIFDANNSEILPLNDTWTNCPFKGCSVLLLNEGIEFVTNVECPSCHGLFCAQCNVPWHVGLTCQEFQFQRKHKCFAGDSQNHIPKKRKSFFEDCENDENNKNEKKKKKLSIITESNNQVVATLLLKLKGILKRSKYVPNYFGSFPQSPKSFCGICFDFIQEHCIAKGSTTCNHLFCANCISKHVATHLSQNIIKVYCPNPNCYGELKPRHLQHILPKEVIDRWESAILDSTTAW encoded by the coding sequence ATGGAATTCCTAAACTCCATAAAGCAAGTAGCTGGAAACTTGGTTACAAAAGTGGAGGATCTGTTTTCATTACAACTTTTACGAATATTTGATGCTAATAACTCAGAAATTCTCCCCTTGAATGATACGTGGACGAATTGTCCATTCAAAGGTTGTTCAGTTTTGTTGTTGAATGAAGGGATTGAGTTTGTGACAAATGTTGAATGTCCCTCTTGTCATGGGTTGTTTTGTGCACAATGTAATGTTCCATGGCATGTAGGACTCACTTGTCAAGAATTCCAATTCCAAAGAAAACATAAATGTTTTGCGGGTGATTCCCAAAACCACATTCCAAAGAAGAGAAAATCTTTCTTTGAAGATTGTGAGAATGACGAAAACAATAAGaatgagaaaaagaagaaaaaactcAGCATTATCACTGAGTCCAATAACCAAGTGGTGGCTACTCTTCTACTAAAGTTGAAAGGGATTCTCAAACGCTCAAAGTATGTCCCAAACTATTTTGGGAGTTTTCCACAGTCTCCAAAATCCTTTTGTGGCATATGTTTTGATTTCATACAAGAGCATTGTATTGCCAAAGGAAGTACCACATGCAATCACCTCTTTTGTGCCAATTGTATATCTAAGCACGTGGCTACTCATCTAAgccaaaatataattaaggtTTATTGTCCAAATCCAAACTGTTATGGGGAGCTTAAGCCACGACATTTGCAACACATTTTGCCTAAAGAGGTCATTGATCGATGGGAATCAGCAATACTCGACTCTACCACTGCTTGGTGA
- the LOC101501969 gene encoding uncharacterized protein: protein MAGPDPSPSPKILLAKPALVTGGTVAGKFSRGGAAEEDSSQLRSRLPSVASLNLLSDSWDFHFDRFLPFLTENTDFTVIGVIGPPGVGKSTIMNELYGFDSSSTGMLPPFAIQSEENRATARHCSNGIEPRISAERIILLDTQPVFSASVLAEMMRPDGFSTISVMSGESLSAELAHELMGIQLAVLLASICHIVLVVSEGVHDDSLWHLMSTVDLLKHGISDPSLLSSSGSQSSSTGHDKDNKVPECEYMATPVFVHTKLQDQELTPKNCLQLRKALMQYFKQSSFVGENTGIKPNEHVSSSMVHSSPLDSDTLNLFTIPFKKKEENPRAQHESYISALWKLRDQILSMKSPSFRRAVSEREWLKNSAKIWEQVKNSPTIFEYCRTLQNSGMYRR from the exons ATGGCGGGACCTGACCCCTCTCCTTCTCCAAAGATCCTTCTAGCAAAGCCAGCACTCGTCACCGGAGGTACAGTCGCCGGTAAATTCAGTCGTGGCGGCGCCGCCGAAGAAGATTCTTCGCAGCTCCGTTCCCGTCTTCCTTCCGTCGCATCCCTCAACCTTCTCTCCGATTCCTGGGATTTCCACTTCGATCGCTTTCTCCCC TTTTTGACTGAGAATACTGACTTCACTGTGATTGGAGTGATTGGACCACCCGGAGTTGGAAAATCTACTATTATGAATGAACTTTATGGTTTTGATTCAAGTTCTACTG GGATGTTACCACCTTTTGCTATACAATCTGAAGAGAATAGAGCAACCGCAAGACATTGTTCTAATGGCATTGAACCAAGGATATCTGCTGAACGTATTATTCTTCTTGATACACAG CCTGTATTTAGTGCTTCTGTTTTAGCTGAGATGATGAGACCTGATGGCTTTTCAACAATTTCTGTGATGAGTGGAGAATCCTTGTCAGCTGAATTGGCTCACGAACTTATGGGTATTCAG CTTGCCGTTCTTCTAGCATCCATATGTCACATTGTGCTGGTGGTGTCGGAGGGAGTTCACGATGATAGCTTGTGGCATTTAATGTCGACT GtcgatttgttgaagcatggcaTTTCAGACCCATCCTTGCTGTCTTCATCTGGGTCACAGAGCTCTAGCACAGGGCATGATAAAGATAACAAAGTTCCTGAATGTGAATACATGGCTACTCCTGTTTTTGTACATACCAA GCTACAAGATCAAGAGTTGACTCCTAAAAATTGTTTGCAGCTGAGGAAGGCGCTCATGCAGTATTTCAAACAATCTTCTTTTGTTGGAGAAAACACTGGAATCAAGCCCAACGAGCACGTTTCATCTTCTATGGTTCACAGCAGTCCCTTGGATTCTGACACGCTAAATTTGTTTACAATCCCATTTAAGAAAAAAGAGGAAAATCCAAGAGCTCAGCATGAGAGTTACATTTCCGCTCTATGGAAATTAAGGGATCAG ATTTTATCAATGAAGTCGCCATCTTTCAGGAGAGCAGTGTCTGAGCGTGAATGGTTGAAAAATTCAGCCAAGATATGGGAACAGGTTAAAAACTCCCCTACGATATTTGAGTACTGCAGAACACTTCAAAATTCCGGTATGTATAGGAGGTAG
- the LOC101501443 gene encoding 4-coumarate--CoA ligase 2 produces the protein MLSVAPSVDAKQTTEVSASVTKLNTQQQEPTDFNHNHNHDRDDNTNSIISSQNNLIFKSKLPDIPLSNHLPLHTYCFEKLPEITDRPCLIVASTGKIYTYGEAHLLSRKIAAGMSKLGIQKGDVIMILLQNSAEFVLSFIAASMIGAVATTANPFYTAAELFKQLTVCKTKLIITQAMYVDKLKQNEENGEFDFKIITVDEPPVNCLHFSVISEGNEEELLEVEIDPEDAVALPFSSGTTGLPKGVILTHKSLTTSVAQQVDGENPNLYLTTEDVLLCVLPLFHIFSLNSVLLCALRAGSAVLLMHKFEIGTLLDVIQKHRVTVAMVVPPLVLALAKNPSVAEFDLSSIRLVLSGAAPLGKELEEALHNRIPQAVLGQGYGMTEAGPVLSMSLSFAKQPLPTKSGSCGTVVRNAELKVLDPETGHSLGYNQPGEICIRGQQIMKGYLNDENATKTTIDEEGWLHTGDVGYIDDDDEIFIVDRVKELIKFKGFQVPPAELEGLLVSHPSIADAAVVPQKDVAAGEVPVAFVVRSNGFDLTEEAVKEFISKQVVFYKRLHKVYFIHAIPKSPAGKILRKDLRAKLENATQTI, from the exons ATGTTGTCAGTAGCTCCTTCCGTTGATGCCAAACAGACCACAGAAGTGTCTGCTTCTGTCACCAAACTTAACACACAGCAACAAGAGCCTACTGAttttaatcataatcataatcatgaTCGTGATGATAATACTAATTCTATTATTTCTTCCCAAAATAACCTTATTTTCAAATCTAAATTACCAGATATACCACTCTCTAACCACCTCCCACTTCACACCTACTGCTTCGAAAAACTACCCGAAATCACCGATCGTCCTTGTCTCATCGTTGCTTCCACCGGAAAAATCTACACCTATGGTGAAGCTCATCTCCTCTCTCGTAAAATCGCTGCCGGTATGTCAAAACTCGGAATCCAAAAAGGCGATGTAATCATGATTCTCCTCCAAAATTCAGCGGAATTCGTTCTCTCTTTCATCGCCGCTTCAATGATCGGCGCCGTCGCAACCACCGCTAATCCGTTTTACACAGCCGCTGAACTCTTCAAACAACTAACCGTTTGCAAGACGAAGCTGATCATCACGCAAGCAATGTACGTTGATAAACTCAAACAGAACGAAGAGAACGGTGAATTCGACTTCAAGATAATAACCGTCGACGAACCGCCGGTGAATTGTCTCCATTTCTCGGTGATTTCCGAAGGAAATGAAGAGGAATTGCTGGAAGTGGAGATCGATCCGGAAGACGCGGTGGCTCTTCCGTTTTCTTCCGGAACAACGGGATTACCTAAAGGAGTTATTCTAACGCACAAGAGTTTAACAACGAGTGTTGCTCAACAAGTCGACGGAGAGAATCCGAATCTGTATTTAACAACAGAAGATGTACTTCTATGCGTTCTTCCGTTGTTTCACATATTCTCTCTCAACAGTGTGCTATTGTGCGCACTGAGAGCAGGGAGTGCGGTTCTGTTAATGCACAAATTCGAGATCGGAACATTGCTTGATGTAATACAGAAACACAGAGTGACGGTGGCGATGGTCGTTCCTCCGTTAGTTTTGGCGTTAGCGAAGAATCCATCGGTGGCGGAGTTTGACCTTAGTTCAATACGGTTGGTGCTTTCCGGAGCTGCACCGTTAGGGAAGGAACTCGAAGAAGCTCTCCATAACAGAATTCCTCAGGCCGTTTTGGGACAG GGGTACGGTATGACAGAGGCAGGGCCAGTACTGTCCATGTCTTTGAGCTTTGCAAAGCAGCCACTCCCAACAAAGTCAGGCTCATGTGGCACTGTTGTAAGAAATGCAGAGCTCAAAGTTCTAGACCCTGAAACTGGTCACTCTCTTGGTTATAATCAACCTGGTGAAATCTGCATCAGAGGCCAACAAATCATGAAAG GATATTTGAACGATGAGAATGCAACAAAAACTACTATTGATGAGGAGGGTTGGCTTCATACTGGTGATGTTGGCTATATAGACGACGATGATGAGATTTTCATTGTTGACAGGGTGAAGGAACTTATCAAGTTCAAAGGCTTCCAA gTGCCCC CTGCTGAACTTGAAGGACTTCTAGTAAGCCATCCATCTATTGCAGATGCTGCTGTTGTCCC TCAAAAGGATGTTGCTGCTGGTGAAGTTCCAGTTGCCTTTGTGGTAAGATCAAATGGATTTGATCTAACTGAAGAGGCTGTGAAGGAGTTTATATCCAAACAG GTGGTGTTTTATAAAAGACTGCACAAAGTTTATTTCATTCATGCAATTCCTAAGTCTCCTGCAGGAAAGATATTGAGGAAAGACCTGAGAGCAAAACTAGAAAACGCCACCCAAACTATTTAG